The nucleotide window CGAAATTGAAGTCCCCCATCCCGCCGTCCTTCAGCGACCGCATCGTCAATTACCTGTGCCTGCACGTCATGCCCTACCCCCGCAAACTCCGCTGGGCGCTCCTCCCGGCGCGCCTCCTTCAGAAAGTCCGGCTCTACGGACTCGTGTCAAAACTCGGCGGAAACAAACTCGCGAAGATGCAGCAGATGTTGCCCGACACCGGCCCGCTCTGGCCGAAGGAACTGGCGGCGCATCATCCGGCGAATGGCGCGCCGCGCATGAAAGTCGGTTTCCTCGCCGGGTGCGTCGGGTCGGTGATGTATGGTCACGTCAATCGCATGGCCGTCGAACTGCTCGCACATCTGGGATGTGAAGTGGTCGTGCCCCCTTCGCAAAACTGCTGCGGCGCGATTCATCATCACGGCGGGCATCCCGACGTCGCCGCCGATTTCGCCAAGCGTAACATCGAAGCGTTCGAAGGATGCGACCGAATCGTCAACGCCATCGCCGGTTGCGGCGCGATGCTCAAGGACTACGGTCATCTGCTGCGCGACGACGCTGCATGGGCCGACCGGGCCGCCGACTTCGTGAAGCGCACGCGCGACATCAGCCAGTTGCTTGCCGAGCTGGACCCGCCGGCCCCGACGCACCGCGTAAGCATGACAGCCGTGTATCACGATGCCTGTCACCTGGCCCATGCCCAGAAGATCACCGCCGAGCCGCGCCGTCTGCTTGCAAAGGTCGAGGGTTTGCGACTGATCCCGCTCGCCGAGTCGGACATGTGCTGCGGTGCCGCCGGGACCTACAACCTTCAGCAGCCGGCGATGGCGACCGATCTGGGATCCCGGAAGATTCGTCACATCCGCACCACCGGCGCAGGCATCTGCATCACCGGCAACGTCGGCTGCGC belongs to Planctomycetota bacterium and includes:
- a CDS encoding 4Fe-4S dicluster domain-containing protein, with the protein product MSETSTTSPALSLDERTLKQAHACVHCGLCLPACPTYTQDGDENDSPRGRIHIMNALHEGRIEPTTAVVRHLDLCLDCRACETACPSGVVYHEIIEETRAKLKSPIPPSFSDRIVNYLCLHVMPYPRKLRWALLPARLLQKVRLYGLVSKLGGNKLAKMQQMLPDTGPLWPKELAAHHPANGAPRMKVGFLAGCVGSVMYGHVNRMAVELLAHLGCEVVVPPSQNCCGAIHHHGGHPDVAADFAKRNIEAFEGCDRIVNAIAGCGAMLKDYGHLLRDDAAWADRAADFVKRTRDISQLLAELDPPAPTHRVSMTAVYHDACHLAHAQKITAEPRRLLAKVEGLRLIPLAESDMCCGAAGTYNLQQPAMATDLGSRKIRHIRTTGAGICITGNVGCAMQIQSQARSEGLALTVLHPVEVLHRAYLGS